A genomic segment from Propionibacteriaceae bacterium ZF39 encodes:
- a CDS encoding TetR/AcrR family transcriptional regulator, protein MSAQPRTARGTATKEKLLRAAEDVFTELGYHEASIVKITEAAGVAMGTFYNYYDSKLQIFENLVEDLNRRVRRAMSEASAAAPDRLSAERAGFRAFFDFTARHPGLYRVIRQAEFVSPRALQMHYERIIDGYADGLRAAVATGEIGEIDPDVASWAFMGMGELIGLRWLLWEAPDKGPASIPEDVFEHTLDLVRRALRPDPDTVAQED, encoded by the coding sequence ATGAGTGCCCAACCCCGGACTGCTCGCGGCACGGCGACAAAGGAGAAGCTGCTGCGGGCCGCCGAGGATGTGTTCACCGAACTGGGTTATCACGAGGCCTCGATCGTCAAGATCACCGAGGCGGCCGGCGTCGCGATGGGCACGTTCTACAACTACTACGACAGCAAGCTCCAGATCTTCGAGAACCTGGTCGAGGACCTCAACCGGCGTGTTCGCCGGGCCATGAGTGAGGCCAGTGCTGCAGCACCTGATCGGCTCTCGGCCGAACGCGCCGGATTCCGTGCCTTCTTCGACTTCACGGCCCGGCACCCAGGGCTCTATCGGGTGATCCGGCAGGCCGAGTTCGTGTCACCGCGGGCGCTGCAGATGCATTATGAGCGGATCATCGACGGTTATGCCGACGGTCTGCGCGCAGCCGTGGCAACCGGAGAGATCGGAGAGATCGACCCGGATGTCGCGTCCTGGGCGTTCATGGGGATGGGTGAACTCATCGGGTTGCGGTGGCTACTGTGGGAAGCGCCGGACAAGGGGCCGGCAAGCATCCCGGAGGATGTCTTCGAGCACACGCTCGACCTTGTTCGCCGCGCGTTGCGGCCCGACCCGGACACCGTTGCACAGGAGGATTGA
- a CDS encoding 3-hydroxybutyrate dehydrogenase has protein sequence MPEQMLSGRTAVVTGGASGIGAGVARALAAHGATVTIADLNGEAAEALAAEIGGRAWQVDLGATTALEDLTLDTDILVNNAGIQQVSPIEEFDPERWRLIMRIMLESPFLLIRAALPHMYAQGWGRIINISSVHGLVASPYKAAYVSAKHGLEGLSKVTALEGAEKGVTSVCVNPGYAWTPLVEKQLPDQAKAHNMSVEEVTEKVILAPQPIKDFVQTADLGEMVAFLCGPHGAMITGSNFIADGGWTAR, from the coding sequence ATGCCGGAACAGATGCTGAGTGGCCGGACGGCCGTGGTCACCGGAGGCGCGAGCGGCATCGGTGCGGGTGTGGCCCGGGCCCTGGCCGCCCACGGAGCAACGGTCACGATCGCCGACCTCAACGGCGAGGCCGCGGAGGCGTTGGCAGCCGAGATCGGCGGCAGGGCCTGGCAGGTGGATCTGGGCGCGACGACCGCGCTCGAGGACCTCACCCTCGACACCGACATCCTCGTCAACAATGCCGGCATCCAGCAGGTCAGCCCCATTGAGGAGTTCGATCCCGAGCGGTGGCGCCTGATCATGCGCATCATGCTCGAGTCACCGTTCCTGCTGATCCGGGCGGCGCTCCCCCACATGTACGCCCAGGGCTGGGGCCGCATCATCAACATCTCCTCGGTCCACGGCCTGGTGGCATCGCCCTACAAGGCGGCCTATGTCTCCGCCAAGCACGGCCTGGAGGGGCTTTCCAAGGTGACGGCCCTGGAGGGTGCCGAGAAGGGCGTGACGAGTGTGTGCGTCAACCCCGGGTATGCCTGGACTCCCCTCGTCGAGAAGCAGCTCCCCGACCAGGCGAAGGCCCACAACATGAGCGTCGAGGAAGTCACCGAGAAGGTGATCCTCGCGCCCCAGCCGATCAAGGACTTCGTGCAGACGGCCGACCTCGGCGAAATGGTGGCCTTCCTCTGTGGCCCACACGGTGCGATGATCACCGGCTCGAATTTCATCGCCGACGGCGGCTGGACCGCCCGATGA
- a CDS encoding alpha/beta hydrolase — protein MSRLTSRPIAAHERYRPIDVPLGGGNLHVGVWEASTFHPKGTLLAIHGITGTHLSWQWLAEELTDWRLIAPDLRGRGRSNGLQGPFGMARHADDLAVALAAAGMPEPVTVIGHSMGGYVALVLAHRHPERVRRLLLVDGGIPVQLPEGVRPEDALTAVLGPTAERLNKTFASLDEVDTLWQHHPGLQGQWGPELAAYAEYDLRGEEPELRPSTRYEAMAEDSADIQLGDALPAAMEALAHPAVFLRAERGMQNQPGGLFTTEWAAEWAARIPGLEVRDMPDTNHFTIVMSDFGSRLLAAAVR, from the coding sequence ATGAGCCGCCTCACGAGCCGCCCCATCGCCGCCCACGAGCGATACCGGCCGATCGATGTGCCCCTGGGCGGGGGCAACCTGCACGTCGGCGTCTGGGAGGCCAGCACCTTCCACCCGAAAGGCACGCTCCTGGCCATCCACGGCATCACCGGCACCCATCTGAGCTGGCAGTGGCTCGCCGAGGAGCTCACCGACTGGCGCCTTATCGCTCCCGACCTGCGGGGCCGCGGTCGCAGCAACGGCCTGCAAGGGCCGTTCGGCATGGCCCGCCACGCCGACGACCTGGCGGTCGCACTCGCGGCCGCGGGCATGCCCGAACCGGTCACCGTCATCGGCCACTCCATGGGTGGCTATGTCGCGCTGGTCCTGGCTCACCGGCATCCCGAGCGGGTACGCCGGCTCCTCCTCGTCGACGGCGGCATTCCGGTGCAGCTCCCCGAGGGGGTACGCCCGGAGGACGCCCTCACGGCAGTGCTCGGCCCGACGGCGGAGCGACTCAACAAGACATTCGCCTCACTCGACGAGGTCGACACACTGTGGCAGCACCATCCAGGCCTGCAGGGACAGTGGGGACCCGAGCTGGCGGCGTACGCCGAATATGACCTCCGCGGTGAGGAGCCGGAACTACGCCCGAGCACGCGTTATGAGGCCATGGCGGAGGATTCGGCAGACATCCAGCTCGGTGATGCGTTGCCGGCGGCCATGGAGGCACTGGCCCATCCGGCCGTCTTCCTGCGCGCCGAGCGCGGCATGCAGAATCAACCGGGCGGCCTGTTCACGACCGAGTGGGCGGCGGAGTGGGCCGCACGGATTCCCGGCCTCGAGGTGCGCGACATGCCGGACACGAACCACTTCACCATTGTGATGTCCGACTTCGGCAGTCGCCTGCTGGCCGCCGCAGTTCGCTAG
- a CDS encoding CYTH and CHAD domain-containing protein yields MAIETERKFQIDPNAPVPDLSPTVIAGERRTHHLRAVYFDTPDLLLARNRRTLRRRSGGSDAGWHLKLPAEGDSRQEIHRDLTQGAGSGSVPHALRAQVADVIGYAPLQPVVELVTARQETDLKNADGDVIALLCDDTVAATRGTKTKSWRELEVELTDKGEMADLDAIAEVLIEHGITPSESVSKLVQSLGKALVRAEESTGMSRKASAADVVGAYFATQVGVIQGREGEVRTDEPDSVHKMRVAARRLRSVLRTYRPILDAPRTNPIRLELKWLGEALGGPRDAEVLRERLVTAVGELPPDALVGPVAERISTELDERHRATHAELVNALDSERFGALLDSLVGLLTDPPFTDVARARAKGLLPEMLEQVGRKTMKEWRHSEKLTGEEQLIGWHETRKRAKAARYAWEAAIPALDVTATTAAEAWEQVTESLGIVQDATVAREQLLELAAVATEKGESAFSYGVLYQREIDRTADFHSQAVSAIEYAREVSLPG; encoded by the coding sequence GTGGCCATCGAGACCGAGCGCAAGTTCCAGATTGATCCGAATGCACCCGTTCCGGATCTGAGCCCGACTGTGATTGCGGGGGAACGCCGCACCCATCACCTGCGTGCCGTCTATTTCGACACCCCGGATCTGCTGCTGGCCCGCAACCGCCGCACTCTGCGGCGTCGCAGCGGGGGCAGCGATGCAGGGTGGCACCTGAAGCTCCCGGCCGAAGGGGATTCCCGACAGGAAATCCACCGCGACCTCACCCAGGGTGCGGGTTCCGGCTCCGTGCCCCATGCGTTGCGCGCACAGGTCGCCGACGTCATCGGTTATGCACCGCTGCAGCCGGTGGTGGAGCTCGTCACCGCCCGTCAGGAGACCGACCTCAAGAACGCCGACGGGGACGTCATCGCGCTGCTGTGTGATGACACGGTGGCAGCCACCAGAGGGACGAAGACCAAGTCGTGGCGCGAGCTCGAGGTCGAGTTGACCGACAAGGGCGAGATGGCCGACCTCGATGCCATCGCCGAAGTCCTGATCGAGCACGGCATCACGCCGTCCGAGTCGGTCTCCAAGCTCGTCCAGAGCCTCGGCAAGGCGCTCGTCCGCGCCGAGGAAAGCACCGGCATGAGCCGCAAGGCCAGCGCCGCCGATGTGGTCGGTGCCTATTTCGCCACGCAGGTGGGTGTGATCCAGGGCCGCGAAGGTGAGGTGCGCACCGATGAGCCCGACTCCGTCCACAAGATGCGCGTGGCGGCGCGCCGGCTCCGCTCCGTCCTGCGCACCTATCGCCCCATCCTCGATGCGCCTCGAACCAACCCGATCCGGCTCGAGCTCAAGTGGCTCGGCGAAGCTCTGGGTGGCCCGCGCGACGCAGAGGTCCTGCGCGAGCGTCTGGTGACCGCCGTCGGAGAACTCCCACCCGATGCGCTGGTCGGCCCGGTCGCGGAACGAATCAGCACCGAACTCGACGAACGACACCGCGCTACCCATGCCGAACTCGTCAACGCACTCGACAGCGAGCGTTTCGGGGCCCTGCTCGATTCCCTGGTCGGCCTGCTCACCGATCCGCCCTTCACGGATGTCGCGCGCGCCCGCGCCAAGGGACTCCTGCCCGAGATGCTCGAGCAGGTGGGCCGCAAGACCATGAAGGAGTGGCGCCACTCCGAGAAACTCACCGGCGAGGAGCAACTCATCGGCTGGCACGAAACCCGCAAGCGCGCCAAGGCGGCCCGCTACGCGTGGGAGGCGGCGATTCCCGCTCTCGATGTGACGGCCACGACGGCCGCCGAGGCCTGGGAACAGGTCACCGAAAGCCTCGGGATCGTCCAGGACGCAACCGTGGCGCGGGAGCAGCTGCTCGAGCTGGCCGCAGTCGCGACGGAGAAGGGCGAATCCGCCTTCAGCTACGGAGTCTTGTATCAGCGGGAGATCGACCGCACCGCCGACTTCCACAGCCAGGCGGTCTCCGCGATCGAGTACGCCCGGGAGGTCTCCCTCCCGGGCTGA
- a CDS encoding carboxymuconolactone decarboxylase family protein, whose amino-acid sequence MTDAVNIGKEHPEIYKAQLALDKTVSESAMAAGLDALLIELVKIRISQLNGCAFCLRMHTRDALAKGESTDRLAVLPAWWESQYFSDTEKAALALAEQATELGVPEQRTWADGSLTTEQQSALTWLAVVMNGWNRIAIMSHYPVGP is encoded by the coding sequence GTGACTGATGCGGTGAATATCGGGAAAGAGCACCCGGAGATCTACAAAGCCCAGCTTGCCCTGGACAAGACCGTCAGTGAGTCCGCCATGGCGGCCGGCCTGGACGCGCTGCTGATCGAGTTGGTGAAGATCCGGATCTCCCAACTGAACGGATGCGCTTTCTGTCTGCGCATGCACACGCGGGACGCGCTGGCGAAGGGGGAGTCAACGGACCGGCTGGCCGTGCTGCCGGCGTGGTGGGAGTCGCAATACTTCTCCGACACCGAGAAGGCCGCCCTGGCGTTGGCCGAGCAGGCGACGGAGCTGGGCGTACCCGAGCAGAGAACCTGGGCCGACGGAAGTCTTACCACCGAGCAGCAGTCCGCGCTCACGTGGCTGGCCGTTGTCATGAACGGCTGGAATCGCATCGCCATCATGAGCCATTACCCCGTCGGGCCCTGA
- a CDS encoding TROVE domain-containing protein, with protein sequence MLNDVLRLINKRRTPQGVQARSDQVRNSAGGWTFELDDAARLRRFLILGTDGGTFYASPLALTLDNAAVVERMCVDDPGTLLDLVHEVSVGGLAPKPNPALFALAVAASFADDEHRARALRMLPEIARTGTHLFLFATYIEQFRGWGRGLRRAVANWYLERDVTTLAYQLVKYRQRDGWTHRDLLRLAHPDTGDPVRRALFEWVVRRTDVPEVPELSLIRGFTEAQRAETSVVELVAEHGLSWEMLPDTALTQPEVWDALLAQGMPMTALLRQLGRLTSLGVLAPGSRNLSAVVAQLTDAERIRKARVHPLQVLIALRTYASGHGLRGSLTWRPVQQLIDALDEMFLLSFTALVPTGKRMLLAVDVSGSMDYWSIAGTPLTPRVAAAAMAMVTATTESDYEVVGFSHKLVRLPISPRQRLDDVVKTMSGIPFGATDCAKPMEYALARGREVDAFVIYTDNETWSGRTHPHQALRAYRDATGIPAKLVVVGMTSTRFSIADPDDAGMLDVVGFDASAPAVMADFIRG encoded by the coding sequence ATGCTCAATGACGTTCTGCGACTCATCAACAAGCGACGCACGCCTCAGGGCGTGCAGGCCCGTTCCGATCAGGTGCGCAACTCCGCCGGCGGCTGGACGTTCGAGCTGGACGACGCGGCCCGCCTGCGCCGATTCCTGATTCTCGGCACCGATGGTGGCACGTTCTACGCGTCGCCCTTGGCGCTCACGCTCGACAACGCTGCCGTGGTCGAGCGGATGTGCGTCGACGATCCGGGCACGCTGCTCGATCTGGTCCATGAGGTATCCGTCGGTGGCCTTGCCCCCAAGCCCAACCCGGCGCTGTTCGCGCTCGCGGTGGCGGCGTCCTTCGCGGACGACGAGCACCGGGCCCGAGCGCTGCGGATGCTGCCGGAGATCGCGCGGACGGGGACTCATCTGTTCCTGTTCGCCACCTATATCGAGCAATTCCGAGGCTGGGGTCGTGGTCTGCGCAGGGCGGTGGCGAACTGGTACCTCGAGCGGGACGTGACCACGCTGGCGTACCAGCTCGTGAAGTATCGCCAGCGCGACGGCTGGACCCACCGGGACCTCCTGCGGCTGGCTCACCCCGACACCGGCGACCCGGTTCGTCGGGCGCTGTTCGAGTGGGTGGTACGCCGGACCGACGTCCCGGAGGTGCCCGAGCTGTCTCTGATCCGAGGTTTCACCGAGGCCCAGCGGGCGGAGACGTCGGTCGTGGAGCTCGTCGCGGAGCATGGGCTCAGCTGGGAGATGCTGCCCGACACGGCGCTCACGCAGCCGGAGGTCTGGGATGCCCTGCTCGCGCAGGGGATGCCGATGACCGCACTGCTGCGTCAGCTCGGCCGGCTCACGTCGCTGGGAGTCCTGGCACCGGGCAGTCGGAACCTGTCCGCGGTCGTGGCGCAGCTCACGGATGCCGAGCGCATCCGGAAGGCCCGCGTCCACCCGCTCCAGGTGCTGATCGCACTCCGCACGTACGCCTCCGGGCACGGCCTGCGGGGTTCGCTCACCTGGCGACCGGTGCAGCAGTTGATCGATGCCCTCGACGAGATGTTCCTGCTGTCGTTCACCGCCCTCGTCCCCACAGGGAAGCGGATGCTGCTCGCGGTCGACGTCTCGGGTTCCATGGACTACTGGTCCATTGCCGGTACGCCCCTCACTCCGCGGGTGGCCGCTGCCGCCATGGCGATGGTGACGGCGACGACCGAGTCGGACTACGAGGTGGTCGGGTTCAGCCACAAGCTGGTACGCCTGCCCATCTCCCCGCGTCAGCGGCTCGACGATGTGGTGAAGACCATGTCGGGGATCCCGTTCGGTGCGACCGACTGCGCGAAGCCGATGGAGTACGCCCTCGCCAGGGGACGGGAAGTGGATGCGTTCGTCATCTACACCGACAACGAGACCTGGAGCGGGCGTACGCACCCTCACCAGGCATTGCGGGCCTACCGGGACGCGACCGGGATTCCCGCCAAGCTCGTTGTTGTGGGCATGACGTCCACCCGCTTCAGCATTGCGGATCCCGATGACGCCGGCATGCTCGATGTCGTGGGGTTCGATGCCTCCGCGCCGGCCGTCATGGCGGACTTCATCAGGGGCTGA
- a CDS encoding amidohydrolase, with protein MTRLIAEETAAIADSMVFWRRDLHAHPEPSWHEYRTTARIRGVLEALDLEPHALSQPTGMWVDIAPEGRSPRIGLRADIDALHLIDTKDVSYRSTHEGVAHACGHDAHTAILLGTATVLTRLRDRGLLPRGVRLFFQPAEETSPGGATRIISDGGMAGLREVYALHCDPRTEVGQIALRPGPITSACDRVRVRFSGPGGHSSRPHLTADLVMAVGAVITEVPLLLSRRIDPRVGASMVWGHVEAGQAPNAIPSTGVLEGTLRCLQMEGWHYAREMVPDLIRLVAAPFDVQVEVELADGIPPTVNHLKGVQRMADVGRALLGEEAVVDTEQSLGGEDFSEFLLQIPGALGRLGVRPAGVSEWPDLHRPAFDIDEACLEIGAKTMIGLAALGN; from the coding sequence ATGACCCGGCTCATCGCCGAGGAAACCGCGGCGATCGCCGACAGCATGGTGTTCTGGCGACGTGACCTCCACGCTCATCCCGAACCGAGCTGGCACGAATATCGCACCACGGCGCGGATCCGCGGCGTGCTCGAAGCCCTCGATCTGGAGCCCCACGCGCTGTCCCAGCCCACCGGAATGTGGGTCGATATCGCGCCGGAGGGACGCAGTCCCCGGATCGGCCTGCGTGCCGACATCGATGCGCTGCATCTGATCGACACCAAGGACGTGTCCTATCGCTCGACCCATGAAGGCGTCGCCCACGCGTGCGGGCACGATGCCCACACCGCGATCCTGCTCGGGACCGCGACAGTCCTGACCCGGCTGCGCGACCGGGGCCTGTTGCCCAGGGGCGTCCGCCTGTTCTTCCAGCCGGCCGAGGAAACCAGCCCCGGTGGAGCGACCCGCATCATCAGTGACGGTGGGATGGCGGGCCTGCGCGAGGTGTACGCCCTGCACTGCGATCCCCGCACCGAGGTCGGCCAGATCGCCCTGCGTCCGGGCCCGATCACATCGGCCTGCGACCGGGTTCGCGTACGCTTCAGCGGCCCCGGCGGGCACAGCTCCCGCCCCCACCTGACGGCCGACCTGGTCATGGCCGTCGGCGCGGTGATCACCGAGGTCCCGCTCCTGTTGTCGCGTCGCATCGACCCGCGCGTCGGCGCCTCCATGGTCTGGGGTCACGTCGAAGCGGGCCAGGCACCCAACGCGATTCCGTCGACCGGTGTCCTCGAAGGCACCCTCCGATGCCTCCAGATGGAGGGCTGGCATTACGCCCGTGAGATGGTTCCCGACCTCATCCGACTGGTCGCGGCGCCCTTTGACGTTCAAGTTGAGGTTGAGCTTGCGGATGGCATTCCGCCGACCGTGAATCACCTCAAGGGAGTGCAGCGAATGGCCGACGTCGGCCGCGCGCTCCTCGGCGAGGAAGCGGTCGTCGATACCGAGCAATCCCTTGGTGGAGAGGATTTCTCGGAGTTTCTGCTCCAGATTCCCGGTGCGCTGGGACGCCTCGGTGTGCGCCCTGCGGGCGTGTCCGAGTGGCCTGATCTGCACCGTCCGGCGTTCGACATTGATGAGGCATGCCTGGAAATCGGGGCGAAGACGATGATCGGACTCGCAGCGCTCGGCAACTAA
- a CDS encoding methylmalonyl-CoA mutase family protein codes for MSGQTESGTEFQSIYGADALADFDPATQLGEPGKYPFTRGVYPTMYTQRPWTMRQYAGFGTATESNARYQELIANGTMGLSVAFDLPTQMGYDSDDAMAAGEVGKVGVAIDSIEDMKVLFDNIPLDKVSTSMTINAPAAVLLLLYQLVAEEQGISADQLTGTIQNDVLKEYIARGTYIFPPAPSLRLISDIFAYCKDEIPKWNTISISGYHMAEAGATPAQEIAFTLADGIAYVQAAIDAGLAVDDFAPRLSFFFVSRTTILEEVAKFRAARRIWAKIMTERFGAKNPKSQMLRFHTQTAGVQLTAQQPEVNMVRVAVQALAAALGGTQSLHTNSFDEAIALPTQKAARLALRTQQVIAYESDVTKTVDPFAGSYVVESLTDDVEAEAWKLINEIDDRGGAVRAIEQGFQKNEIEQSAYHYAQQVDTGDRVVVGVNRFTLDEEEHYDPLRLDPTIGEQQAQRLADLRANRDNAAVEAALEKIREAGRGSDNLLYPMKEALKAKATVGEVCNALRDVWGLYQPNDAF; via the coding sequence ATGAGCGGACAGACCGAATCCGGCACCGAGTTCCAGTCCATCTATGGCGCGGACGCGCTCGCCGATTTTGACCCGGCGACCCAACTGGGCGAGCCGGGTAAATACCCGTTCACTCGCGGCGTCTACCCGACGATGTATACCCAGCGTCCCTGGACGATGCGGCAGTACGCCGGGTTCGGCACCGCGACCGAGTCCAACGCCCGCTATCAGGAACTCATCGCCAACGGCACGATGGGCCTGTCCGTGGCCTTCGACCTGCCGACCCAGATGGGTTATGACTCCGATGACGCGATGGCGGCCGGGGAAGTCGGCAAGGTCGGCGTGGCGATCGACTCGATCGAGGACATGAAGGTCCTGTTCGACAACATCCCGCTCGACAAGGTCTCGACCTCGATGACCATCAATGCTCCCGCTGCGGTGCTGCTGTTGCTCTATCAGCTCGTGGCCGAGGAGCAGGGCATCTCCGCCGACCAACTCACTGGCACGATCCAGAACGACGTGCTCAAGGAATACATCGCGCGCGGCACCTATATCTTCCCGCCAGCCCCGTCGTTGCGGCTGATCTCCGACATCTTCGCGTACTGCAAGGACGAGATCCCCAAGTGGAACACGATCTCCATCTCCGGCTATCACATGGCCGAGGCCGGGGCGACCCCCGCGCAGGAGATCGCCTTCACGCTTGCCGACGGGATCGCCTATGTGCAGGCCGCCATTGACGCCGGCCTGGCGGTCGACGACTTCGCCCCCCGGCTGTCGTTCTTCTTCGTCTCGCGCACCACCATCCTCGAAGAGGTGGCCAAGTTCCGGGCTGCGCGGCGGATCTGGGCCAAGATCATGACCGAGCGTTTCGGGGCCAAGAACCCGAAGTCGCAAATGCTGCGTTTCCACACCCAGACTGCCGGCGTCCAGCTCACCGCGCAGCAGCCCGAGGTCAACATGGTCCGCGTCGCGGTCCAGGCCCTCGCGGCTGCGCTGGGCGGCACGCAGTCGCTGCACACCAACTCGTTCGACGAGGCCATCGCGCTGCCGACCCAGAAGGCCGCGCGCCTCGCTCTGCGTACGCAGCAGGTGATCGCCTATGAGTCGGACGTCACCAAGACGGTCGATCCCTTCGCCGGCTCCTATGTCGTGGAGTCGCTCACCGACGATGTCGAGGCCGAGGCCTGGAAGCTGATCAACGAGATCGACGACCGCGGCGGTGCCGTGCGCGCGATCGAGCAGGGCTTCCAGAAGAACGAGATCGAACAGTCGGCCTATCACTATGCCCAGCAGGTCGACACCGGTGACCGCGTCGTCGTGGGCGTCAACCGGTTCACGCTCGACGAAGAAGAGCACTACGACCCGCTGCGCCTCGATCCCACGATCGGCGAGCAGCAGGCCCAGCGTCTGGCCGACCTGCGCGCCAATCGCGACAACGCCGCCGTCGAGGCCGCGCTGGAGAAAATTCGCGAAGCCGGGCGTGGCAGCGATAACCTGCTCTATCCGATGAAGGAAGCGCTCAAGGCGAAGGCCACGGTCGGCGAGGTCTGCAACGCGCTTCGCGATGTCTGGGGGTTGTACCAACCGAATGATGCGTTCTGA
- a CDS encoding sulfatase-like hydrolase/transferase, which yields MFFSKKPSSRLALAGLSLGASALLVGTMSACTSGAGGPSSTSRASNSAGAQGAQQPNILMIVMDDLGYTDLGAYGGETETPNLDALANQSAQFTDFHASPLCAPTRAELLTGQDRHMVGLGSMEGMAPPGVSLETPGYKGSLDGDFTSIATTLGKAGYDTYQVGKWHLGMETGQTPKDLGFDQNFTLFDAGASYFPDAKRLFDRPAQPFDTVIYNQNGKNLDKVPDNFFATRSYTDEMIKMVDHSKDTGKPFFGYLAYTAPHDPLHVEDKTLIKKYADLYLNKDYAALRDARIKSMVDKGLIKDGTPTRWIDRTPKWDTLTPEQQKDLAYRMATYAAVIHEADAQIGRLVTHLKETGKYDNTLIAVVSDNGASASTQVMYENFSKQPDWFKKNYPKIGNIDAYGEEGSFASIGFHSAQVASGPYFQAKNTLFEGGTRVPALIKTPAGSGPADHRVVNTFAHMTDLYPTFMDYAGVKEGSVPNLLGNTARPVLEGTSDKIGTDEFGWEHFGHRAYRSGDWKLIFTPTPMGGNGQYQLFNLADDPGETKDVINEHPDVAKDLEAKWDAFAKANNIAVVDFAKVNEVAPKAADRWYMMDWATETTRVGG from the coding sequence ATGTTCTTCTCAAAGAAGCCTTCGTCCCGTCTGGCACTCGCCGGCCTGTCCCTCGGAGCCTCAGCGCTCCTCGTGGGCACCATGTCGGCCTGCACCTCCGGGGCCGGCGGCCCCTCCTCCACCTCCAGGGCCAGCAACTCCGCAGGCGCGCAGGGCGCCCAGCAGCCGAACATTCTGATGATCGTCATGGATGACCTCGGCTACACCGACCTGGGCGCCTACGGCGGCGAGACCGAGACCCCGAACCTGGATGCCCTGGCCAATCAGAGCGCCCAGTTCACCGACTTCCACGCCTCCCCGCTGTGCGCACCGACCCGCGCCGAGCTGCTCACCGGCCAGGACCGCCACATGGTCGGCCTCGGCTCGATGGAAGGCATGGCTCCTCCCGGGGTGTCGCTGGAGACTCCCGGCTACAAGGGCAGCCTCGACGGTGACTTCACCAGCATTGCCACCACCCTCGGCAAGGCTGGCTATGACACCTACCAGGTGGGCAAGTGGCACCTGGGCATGGAAACCGGCCAGACCCCGAAGGACCTCGGCTTCGATCAGAACTTCACCCTCTTTGATGCCGGCGCGTCCTATTTCCCCGACGCCAAGCGTCTTTTCGACCGTCCGGCCCAGCCGTTCGATACCGTCATCTACAACCAGAACGGCAAGAACCTGGACAAGGTGCCCGACAACTTCTTTGCTACTCGCTCGTACACCGACGAGATGATCAAGATGGTCGATCACAGCAAGGACACCGGCAAGCCCTTCTTCGGCTACCTGGCGTACACGGCACCGCACGATCCGCTGCATGTCGAGGACAAGACGCTGATCAAGAAGTACGCCGACCTCTACCTGAACAAGGACTACGCGGCCCTGCGCGATGCCCGCATCAAGAGCATGGTCGACAAGGGCCTCATCAAGGACGGCACGCCCACCCGCTGGATCGATCGCACGCCCAAGTGGGACACCCTGACCCCGGAGCAGCAGAAGGACCTGGCCTATCGCATGGCCACCTACGCCGCGGTGATCCATGAGGCGGACGCCCAGATCGGACGCCTGGTCACCCACCTCAAGGAGACCGGGAAGTATGACAACACCCTGATCGCAGTGGTGAGCGACAATGGCGCGTCGGCGAGCACCCAGGTGATGTACGAGAACTTCAGCAAGCAGCCGGACTGGTTCAAGAAGAACTACCCGAAGATCGGCAATATCGACGCCTACGGCGAAGAAGGCTCGTTCGCCTCCATCGGTTTCCACTCCGCCCAGGTCGCGTCGGGCCCCTACTTCCAGGCCAAGAACACCTTGTTCGAAGGTGGCACCCGCGTACCGGCGCTCATCAAGACCCCGGCCGGCAGCGGACCCGCCGACCACCGCGTGGTCAACACCTTCGCCCACATGACCGACCTGTATCCGACCTTCATGGACTATGCGGGCGTCAAGGAGGGCAGTGTGCCGAACCTGCTGGGCAATACTGCTCGTCCGGTCCTCGAGGGCACCTCCGACAAGATCGGCACCGACGAATTCGGGTGGGAGCACTTCGGTCACCGGGCCTATCGTTCCGGGGATTGGAAGCTCATCTTCACCCCGACCCCGATGGGCGGAAACGGCCAGTACCAGCTCTTCAACCTGGCCGACGATCCGGGTGAGACCAAGGACGTCATCAACGAGCACCCGGACGTTGCCAAGGATCTCGAGGCCAAGTGGGACGCCTTCGCCAAGGCCAACAACATCGCGGTCGTCGACTTTGCCAAGGTCAACGAAGTTGCTCCCAAGGCTGCTGATCGTTGGTACATGATGGACTGGGCCACCGAGACCACCAGGGTCGGCGGTTGA